The Raphanus sativus cultivar WK10039 chromosome 2, ASM80110v3, whole genome shotgun sequence genome includes a region encoding these proteins:
- the LOC108842678 gene encoding succinate dehydrogenase subunit 3-1, mitochondrial — MAATALLRSIRRREIVSAPLSAYKSLAGYAQPSWSSSHIGQNYASLCRAFGSKPGVNDIVGTGLGTTNTTNATIEEREHSKATENAIGAHLRGMGAPRRMLSTISAGIKMTEEEQISPKTQSFRPLSPHLPVYQPQMNSMLSISNRVSGLYLTGVFFGGYLLYLKMGMICLTYPGFYHVLFHVQQQLLVITSVTALAALYHTLKSTHSLFTH, encoded by the exons ATGGCTGCCACAGCTCTTCTCCGTTCGATTCGCAGACGCGAAATCGTCTCCGCGCCTCTCTCCGCCTACAAATCT CTTGCTGGTTATGCTCAACCTTCATGGAGTAGTTCACACATTGGTCAAAACTATGCAAGTTTGTGTAGAGCTTTCGG atcgAAACCTGGTGTGAATGACATTGTTGGGACTGGTTTGGGAACTACCAACACAACCAATGCCACTATAGAGGAGAGAGAG CACTCAAAAGCTACTGAGAATGCAATTGGAGCTCATTTGCGTGGTATGGGAGCACCAAGACGCATGTTGTCTACAATCTCTGCGGGTATAAAGATGACAGAGGAGGAACAGATTTCTCCAAAAACCCAAAGCTTTCGCCCTTTATCTCCTCACCTCCCTGTTTATCAACCTCAGATGAACTCCATGTTATCGATTTCCAACAGAGTCTCGGGGCTTTACTTGACAGGAGTCTTTTTTGGCGGCTATCTTCTCTACCTGAAAATGGGTATGATTTGCCTCACCTACCCGGGTTTCTACCATGTTCTTTTCCATGTACAGCAGCAACTTCTGGTCATCACTTCGGTTACTGCATTGGCCGCGCTTTACCATACTCTCAAGAGTACTCACTCCCTCTTCacccattaa
- the LOC108841283 gene encoding serine carboxypeptidase-like 19 produces MKNLYFLVLFLLSILTSIHRLVDASLHVKYLPGLEGPLPFELETGYVSVGESGDVELFYYFVKSERNSLKDPLMIWLTGGPGCSSICGLLFANGPLAFKGDEYNGTLPPLELTTFSWTKVANILYLESPAGSGYSYAKTRRAAETSDSKQIHQIDQFLRSWFVDHPEFISNPFYVGGDSYSGKIVPGVVQQISLGNEKGLTPLINIQGYVLGNPAASANFESNYRVSFAHRMGLISDELHESLKTNCGGKFFNVDPSNAKCSNGLQAYHQCISEIYIEQILLPNCKVDYVLGDITQTSPNIRTSRRRELTEFSRNESSSLPPPSCFTYKYFLSAFWANDENVRRALGVKKGFGEWSRCNTQNIPYTYDIHNAIPYHVNNSRKGFRSLIYSGDHDMMVPFSSTEAWIKSLNYSIVDDWRPWMKSTNQVAGYTRTYANKMTFATIKGGGHTAEYNPDQCSLMFKRWIDGESL; encoded by the exons ATGAAGAATCTTTACTTTCTAGTCTTATTTCTGCTGAGCATCTTGACCTCCATACATCGATTGGTTGATGCTTCTTTGCATGTGAAGTATCTTCCTGGTCTTGAAGGTCCTCTTCCTTTTGAGCTCGAGACagg GTATGTGAGTGTTGGTGAATCTGGAGATGTTGAGCTCTTTTACTACTTTGTGAAATCAGAGAGAAATTCACTGAAAGATCCTCTCATGATTTGGCTAACTGGTGGGCCTGGATGCAGCTCCATTTGTGGTTTACTCTTTGCAAATG GTCCTTTGGCTTTTAAAGGGGATGAGTATAATGGGACACTGCCTCCTTTAGAGCTAACAACTTTTTCTTGGACAAAG gtggctaacattttatatttggaATCTCCTGCTGGTTCTGGATATTCTTATGCGAAAACTCGGCGTGCTGCTGAGACAAGTGACTCCAAACAAATTCACCAAATCGACCAGTTCCTTAGGAGT TGGTTTGTGGATCACCCTGAGTTTATATCCAATCCATTTTACGTTGGTGGAGATTCATATTCCGGGAAAATTGTTCCAGGAGTTGTTCAACAGATTTCACTTG GAAATGAGAAAGGTCTCACACCACTTATAAATATTCAG GGATATGTTCTTGGAAACCCTGCAGCGAGTGCAAACTTTGAATCAAATTATAGAGTTTCATTTGCGCATCGGATGGGACTTATTTCAGATGAGCTCCATGAG TCACTTAAAACAAATTGTGGAGGCAAATTCTTTAACGTAGACCCAAGTAATGCCAAATGCTCAAATGGGCTTCAAGCTTATCATCAG TGTATCTCAGAGATATACATAGAGCAGATCTTGTTACCAAACTGCAAAGTAGATTACGTCTTAGGAGACATAACACAAACCTCACCAAACATCAGAACCAGTAGAAGAAGAGAACTCACGGAGTTTTCAAGAAATGAGTCATCATCATTGCCTCCTCCAAGCTGCTTT ACTTATAAGTACTTTCTGTCTGCCTTTTGGGCAAACGATGAAAATGTACGAAGAGCTCTAGGCGTGAAGAAG GGATTCGGAGAATGGAGTAGATGCAACACCCAAAACATACCATATACATATGATATTCACAATGCCATTCCATATCACGTTAACAATAGCCGTAAAGGCTTCCGCTCTCTTATATACAG TGGTGATCATGATATGATGGTGCCTTTCTCTTCAACTGAAGCATGGATCAAATCCCTCAACTATTCCATTGTTGATGACTGGAGACCTTGGATGAAGAGTACCAATCAAGTCGCTGG ATATACAAGGACCTACGCAAATAAGATGACATTTGCAACCATCAAG GGAGGAGGGCACACCGCTGAGTATAATCCAGACCAATGCTCACTTATGTTCAAAAGATGGATTGATGGTGAATCTCTCTGA
- the LOC108829426 gene encoding soluble inorganic pyrophosphatase 6, chloroplastic: protein MAATRVITAAQTTSYFLAKRAFLLPAKNSSSGAPLLCFNRRALALKSKRPFSCSAIYNPQVKVKEKGLPETLDYRVFFLDGSGKKVSPWHDIPLTLGDGVYNFIVEIPKESKAKMEVATDEASTPIKQDTKKGKLRYYPYNINWNYGLLPQTWEDPSQANPEVEGAFGDNDPVDVVEIGEAQRKIGEVLKIKPLAALAMIDEGELDWKIVAISLDDPKAHLVNDVDDVEKHFPGTLTAIRDWFRDYKIPDGKPANRFGLGDKPANKDYALKIIHETNESWSKLVKRSVDAGDLSLF, encoded by the exons ATGGCGGCCACGAGAGTGATTACTGCAGCTCAAACCACCTCGTATTTCCTCGCCAAACGAGCTTTCCTCCTCCCGGCGAAGAACTCATCCAGCGGCGCTCCTCTACTATGCTTCAACAGACGAGCTTTAGCGTTGAAATCGAAACGACCCTTCTCTTGCAGTGCCATTTACAACCCTCAGGTTAAGGTTAAAGAAAAAGGTCTACCCGAAACCCTAGATTATCGTGTCTTCTTCCTCGATGGCTCCGGAAAGAAG GTTTCTCCATGGCATGATATACCGTTGACTTTAGGAGATGGAGTTTACAACTTTATAGTTGAGATCCCTAAAGAGTCCAAAGCCAAAATGGAGGTTGCTACTGATGAAGCTTCCACTCCTATTAAGCAAGATACTAAGAAGGGAAAGCTCAGATATTATCC GTACAATATAAACTGGAACTATGGGTTGCTTCCTCAGACATGGGAAGATCCATCTCAGGCAAATCCTGAAGTTGAAGGAGCTTTTGGGGATAATGATCCAG TTGATGTTGTTGAGATTGGTGAAGCTCAAAGGAAGATAGGTGAGGTTCTAAAAATCAAGCCTTTGGCTGCTTTAGCTATGATTGATGAGGGAGAGCTAGACTGGAAGATTGTTGCTATTTCATTGGATGACCCAAAAGCTCATCTTGTCAATGATGTTGATGATGTTGAGAAGCATTTCCCG GGTACATTAACAGCCATTAGAGACTGGTTCAGAGACTATAAGATCCCAGATGGGAAGCCTGCTAACAGATTTGGTCTTGGAGACAAACCAGCAAACAAA GATTATGCTTTGAAGATCATCCATGAAACAAATGAATCATGGTCTAAGCTTGTGAAGAGATCAGTTGATGCTGGAGACCTTTCACTTTTCTGA
- the LOC108842356 gene encoding malate dehydrogenase 2, glyoxysomal, which produces MEFRGDANQRIAMISAHLQPSFTPQMEAKNSVVGRENCRAKGGNPGFKVAILGAAGGIGQSLSLLMKMNPLVSLLHLYDVVNAPGVTADVSHMDTGAVVRGFLGAKQLEDALTGMDLVIIPAGVPRKPGMTRDDLFKINAGIVKTLCEGVAKCCPNAIVNLISNPVNSTVAIAAEVFKKAGTYDPKKLLGVTTLDVARANTFVAEVLGLDPREVDVPVVGGHAGVTILPLLSQVKPPSSFTQSEIEYLTNRIQNGGTEVVEAKAGAGSATLSMAYAAAKFADACLRGLRGDANVIECSFVASQVTELAFFATKVRLGRTGAEEVYQLGPLNEYERVGLEKAKEELAGSIQKGVDFIRK; this is translated from the exons ATGGAGTTTCGTGGAGATGCTAACCAGAGGATTGCTATGATATCAGCTCATCTTCAACCTTCTTTCACTCCTCAG ATGGAGGCCAAGAACTCTGTAGTGGGACGAGAAAACTGCAGAGCGAAAGGTGGGAATCCAGGATTCAAAGTAGCTATTCTTGGAGCTGCAGGTGGAATAGGACAGTCTCTATCCTTGTTAATGAAGATGAACCCTCTCGTCTCTTTACTTCATCTCTACGATGTTGTCAATGCTCCTGGAGTCACTGCTGACGTTAGCCATATGGACACTGGAGCTGTT GTTAGAGGATTCTTGGGAGCCAAGCAACTTGAGGACGCGCTAACTGGAATGGATCTTGTAATCATACCAGCTGGTGTGCCGAGAAAACCAGGGATGACACGTGATGATCTCTTTAAGATCAATGCTGGGATTGTTAAGACACTATGTGAAGGAGTAGCCAAATGCTGTCCTAATGCTATAGTCAACTTGATTAGTAACCCTGTGAACTCTACTGTTGCTATTGCTGCTGAAGTTTTCAAGAAAGCTGGAACTTATGATCCTAAGAAGCTCCTTGGTGTTACTACACTCGATGTTGCTCGTGCCAATACATTTGTG GCTGAAGTTCTTGGCCTTGATCCAAGAGAAGTTGATGTACCAGTGGTTGGTGGACACGCTGGAGTCACAATTTTGCCACTATTGTCACAG GTTAAACCTCCTAGCAGCTTCACACAATCAGAGATTGAGTACCTCACGAACCGGATTCAAAATGGTGGAACTGAAGTTGTGGAGGCAAAAGCTGGAGCTGGATCTGCAACACTTTCAATg GCATATGCTGCAGCAAAGTTTGCAGATGCTTGCCTTCGCGGGTTAAGAGGAGATGCGAATGTCATTGAGTGCTCTTTTGTTGCTTCACAG GTGACAGAGTTAGCTTTCTTTGCCACCAAAGTGCGTCTTGGACGTACAGGAGCGGAGGAAGTGTACCAGCTTGGACCTTTGAATGAATATGAAAG GGTTGGCCTGgagaaagcaaaagaagaaTTAGCTGGAAGCATTCAGAAAGGTGTCGACTTCATCAGGaaatga
- the LOC108842355 gene encoding probable WRKY transcription factor 19 — MNSDHGLAKATGINKHGNMGDNSLSLKSLGDSQSHFCSDVSNCTDDGCRLVLGLGPTSASYCFSNKVYGSGFTQEISSRGGSVLQLRLPDTLSGLDCSLSTYTTSRQCVVPIGDEGSTSAKRSGGYMPSLLYDHSQASLDSSFYNTPKKCNFMGCVKGARGGSGLCISHGGGQRCQKPGCTKRAERKRDHCISHGGGRRCEFIQGCDKAARGKSGLCIKHGGGKRCVIESCTRSAEGTAGLCISHGGGKRCQFSSGCDKGAQGSTNYCKAHGGGKRCVFSGCGKGAEGSTPLCKAHGGGKRCMADGGGICPKSVHGGTNFCVAHGGGKRCVVEGCSKSARGRTDCCVKHGGGKRCVVGECGKSAQGSGELCKAHGGGKRCCWGDGGCEKFARGKSGLCAKHNSIKEKGEDGGSKSGLIGPGLFSGLVVGSSSDHSQKMMIPMQVLVPLSMKCPSDSHEGETNMSDFMIPEERVHGGGLMMSLLSDSLKQPSTDGI, encoded by the coding sequence ATGAATTCGGATCACGGTCTAGCTAAAGCCACCGGCATCAACAAACATGGCAATATGGGGGACAACTCTCTTAGCCTCAAGTCCCTGGGAGACTCTCAAAGCCATTTTTGCTCTGATGTTTCTAACTGCACTGATGATGGCTGCCGCTTGGTCCTTGGACTAGGTCCAACATCAGCTTCATACTGTTTCAGCAACAAAGTTTATGGTTCTGGATTCACTCAAGAAATCTCATCACGAGGTGGTTCGGTTCTGCAACTTCGTCTTCCAGACACTCTCAGTGGACTTGATTGCTCACTGTCTACATATACTACTAGCAGACAATGTGTGGTTCCTATTGGTGATGAGGGCTCTACTTCTGCAAAGAGGTCAGGTGGTTACATGCCATCACTTCTGTATGATCATTCACAAGCGAGTCTAGACTCATCCTTCTACAACACCCCGAAGAAGTGCAACTTCATGGGATGCGTGAAGGGAGCCAGAGGAGGGTCAGGGCTCTGCATCAGCCACGGAGGAGGGCAGAGATGCCAAAAGCCAGGCTGCACGAAGAGGGCCGAAAGAAAAAGAGACCACTGCATATCTCACGGTGGTGGAAGACGCTGCGAGTTCATCCAAGGATGCGACAAAGCAGCGCGTGGCAAATCAGGTCTCTGCATCAAACACGGTGGCGGCAAAAGATGTGTTATAGAAAGCTGTACGCGAAGCGCTGAAGGAACAGCTGGTCTTTGTATATCGCACGGCGGTGGGAAGCGTTGTCAGTTCTCTTCGGGGTGTGATAAAGGAGCTCAAGGGAGTACTAACTACTGCAAAGCGCACGGAGGTGGGAAACGGTGTGTGTTCTCAGGGTGTGGTAAAGGAGCGGAAGGGAGTACTCCTCTGTGCAAGGCGCACGGTGGTGGGAAGCGTTGTATGGCTGATGGAGGTGGGATTTGCCCTAAGAGTGTGCACGGTGGGACTAACTTCTGCGTTGCTCATGGTGGTGGGAAGAGATGTGTTGTGGAAGGGTGTAGTAAGAGCGCTCGTGGACGCACTGACTGTTGCGTTAAGCACGGTGGTGGGAAACGGTGTGTGGTTGGTGAGTGTGGGAAGAGTGCTCAAGGGAGTGGTGAGCTGTGCAAAGCTCATGGTGGTGGGAAACGTTGTTGTTGGGGAGATGGGGGATGTGAGAAGTTTGCTAGAGGGAAGAGTGGTTTGTGTGCTAAGCATAATAGTATTAAGGAgaaaggagaagatggaggaagCAAGAGTGGTTTGATTGGACCGGGGCTGTTCAGTGGTCTTGTTGTTGGTTCTAGTTCTGATCATTCTCAGAAGATGATGATACCAATGCAGGTTCTTGTACCTTTATCAATGAAATGTCCAAGTGATTCACATGAAGGAGAAACCAACATGTCTGACTTTATGATTCCTGAGGAGAGAGTTCATGGTGGTGGGCTAATGATGTCTTTACTTAGTGACAGCCTGAAACAGCCTTCCACTGATGGAATCTGA
- the LOC108842357 gene encoding cytochrome b5 domain-containing protein RLF, translating to MDTNKDDDFTFSRVAPPDDSEVSVEAKDLASRVDGIALKDGLHPPQTKSLNQVSPEEKTVGSLSFTVTDSSSSKPSNESSSSEILKARKPITRTKVPFEKGYSQMDWLKLTRTHPDLAGLKGESNRRLISMDEVKKHNKSGGDSMWTVLKGRVYNISPYMNFHPGGVDMLMKAVGRDGTFLFNKYHAWVSYDILLEKCLVGVLDDAKPKKPEA from the exons ATGGATACTAATAAGGATGATGATTTCACATTCTCAAGG GTTGCGCCACCAGATGATAGTGAAGTTTCTGTAGAGGCAAAAGATCTTGCATCACGAGTAGACGGCATTGCCCTTAAAGATGGATTACATCCTCCTCAAACCAAGTCTCTGAACCAAGTTTCTCCTGAGGAAAAGACAGTTGGTTCTTTGTCTTTCACCGTTACTGACTCTTCCTCTTCGAAACCGTCCaatgaatcatcatcatctgagATTCTCAAAGCTAGAAAGCCTATAACTCGTACAAAAGTCCCATTCGAAAAAGGTTACAGCCAAATGGATTGGCTCAAACTCACACGAACGCATCCCGATCTCGCag GCCTGAAGGGAGAGTCGAACAGGAGGCTTATATCGATGGATGAAGTTAAGAAGCACAACAAGTCAGGAGGAGACTCGATGTGGACTGTTTTGAAAGGCCGCGTGTACAACATATCGCCTTATATGAATTTTCATCCCGGAGGCGTGGATATGCTGATGAAAGCCGTGGGAAGAGACGGTACGTTCTTGTTCAACAAGTACCACGCTTGGGTCAGTTACGATATCTTGCTTGAGAAATGCCTTGTTGGTGTTTTGGATGatgccaaacccaagaagccaGAAGCGTAA
- the LOC108840125 gene encoding magnesium transporter MRS2-7: MSPDGGLVPVDPSTAVTVKRKTTKSSRSWISIDATGQRTVLDEDKYAIMHRVQIHARDLRILDPNLSYPSAILGRERAIVLNLEHIKAIITAQEVLVRESSDENLIPALEEFQRRLPVVQGDAEAGEEDESPFEFRALEVALEAICSLLAARTTELETSAYPALDELTLKISSRNLERVRKLKSAMTRLTARVQKVRDELEQLLDDDDDMADIYLTRKLAGLSSSISVSDEPLWYPTSPTIGSKISRASRMSLVSVSGNDENDVEEVEMLLEAYFMQIDSTLNKLTALREYIDDTEDYINIQLDNHRNQLIQLELMLSSGTVCISMYSMIAGIFGMNIPYTWNDEHGYVFKWVVGLTGTFCAVLFVIVLSYARFKGLVGSWWSKENKQG; the protein is encoded by the exons ATGTCGCCCGACGGAGGATTGGTTCCGGTGGATCCGTCGACAGCTgtcacggtgaagaggaagaCGACTAAGTCATCTCGGAGTTGGATATCCATAGACGCGACGGGGCAAAGAACGGTGCTTGACGAAGACAAATACGCCATTATGCACCGTGTCCAGATCCACGCTCGCGATCTCCGGATCCTGGATCCGAATCTTTCTTACCCGTCTGCTATTCTTGGTCGAGAGAGAGCCATTGTTCTTAACTTAGAG CATATCAAGGCCATTATCACTGCTCAAGAG GTTCTGGTTCGGGAGTCGTCAGATGAAAATCTTATACCCGCCTTGGAGGAGTTTCAGAGACGCTTACCTGTTGTTCAAGGAGATGCTGAAGCTGGTGAAGAAGATG AATCCCCGTTTGAGTTTCGGGCGCTAGAGGTGGCTTTGGAAGCTATTTGCAGCTTACTAGCTGCAAGGACAACAGAGCTAGAGACTTCTGCTTATCCTGCTTTGGATGAACTAACCTTGAAG ATAAGTAGCCGTAACTTGGAAAGGGTTCGTAAATTGAAGAGTGCAATGACACGATTGACAGCTCGAGTCCAAAAG GTAAGGGATGAGCTGGAACAGTTGTTGGATGATGACGATGATATGGCTGATATCTATCTTACAAGGAAGCTTGCTGGTTTATCTTCATCGATTAGTGTTTCTGATGAACCCCTCTGGTATCCTACGTCACCAACAATAGGTTCCAAGATTTCAAGAGCAAGTAGAATGAGTTTAGTCTCGGTTAGTGGGAACGATGAAAATGATGTTGAAGAAGTTGAAATGTTGCTCGAG GCTTACTTCATGCAAATCGACAGCACTTTGAACAAATTAACCGCG CTACGCGAGTATATTGATGACACAGAGGATTACATTAACATCCAG cTAGACAATCATCGAAATCAACTCATTCAA CTAGAGCTTATGTTAAGCTCTGGAACTGTCTGCATATCAATGTACTCTATGATCGCGGGAATATTTGGCATGAACATTCCCTACACATGGAACGACGAACATGGATATGTTTTCAAATGG GTGGTGGGCCTCACAGGGACATTTTGCGCAGTCTTGTTTGTGATTGTACTGTCGTACGCTCGGTTCAAAGGGCTTGTGGGATCTTGGTGGTCCAAGGAAAATAAACAGGGTTGA